A region of Fusobacterium sp. DNA encodes the following proteins:
- a CDS encoding LytTR family DNA-binding domain-containing protein has product MLKCVIVEDEFPAREELKFFIEKHGEIELEKEFDSPLDALKYLQANKTDIVFLDINMPELDGMSLGKILSKLNGNLKIVFITAYKEYAAEAFEIKAFDYLLKPYSEKRINEVLNNLTKEKETEHVKDINKINKITVTSDEKMYVISIDDIYYIEAGEKESMIYTKDNSYSSKIKISKWEEILPKNKFYRTHRSYMVNLDKITEVEQWFNGTYILKIQDLKFKIPVSRNNIKEFKEILVIK; this is encoded by the coding sequence ATGCTTAAATGTGTAATTGTAGAAGATGAATTTCCAGCTAGAGAAGAACTAAAATTCTTTATTGAAAAACATGGAGAAATAGAACTTGAAAAAGAATTTGATAGTCCTTTAGATGCTCTTAAATATCTCCAAGCAAATAAAACAGATATAGTTTTTTTAGATATAAACATGCCTGAATTAGATGGAATGAGTCTTGGAAAAATTCTCTCTAAACTCAATGGAAATTTGAAAATAGTATTTATAACAGCATATAAAGAGTATGCTGCAGAAGCTTTTGAAATTAAAGCTTTTGATTATCTCCTAAAACCTTATTCTGAAAAAAGAATAAATGAAGTTTTGAACAATCTTACAAAAGAAAAAGAAACAGAACATGTAAAAGATATTAATAAAATTAATAAAATAACTGTTACTTCTGATGAAAAAATGTATGTAATTTCTATTGATGATATCTATTACATTGAAGCAGGAGAGAAAGAAAGTATGATCTATACTAAAGATAATTCTTATTCTTCAAAAATAAAAATATCTAAGTGGGAAGAAATACTTCCTAAAAATAAATTCTATAGAACACATAGATCTTATATGGTAAATCTTGATAAAATAACAGAAGTTGAACAATGGTTCAATGGAACTTATATCTTAAAAATACAGGATTTGAAATTTAAAATTCCTGTAAGCAGAAATAATATAAAAGAATTTAAAGAAATATTAGTTATCAAATAA